In Penicillium oxalicum strain HP7-1 chromosome I, whole genome shotgun sequence, a single window of DNA contains:
- a CDS encoding GABA-specific permease, whose product MDHETVKSSRSGDEKPPFTIGDSIDEAAEVGDTELLATLGYKQELRRHYSTVQIFAVAFSIMGLLPSIASTLAFSMPAGPVGWLAASFFIFIVSLALADLASAMPTAGGLYFWTHYFAADKWKNPLSFVVGYSNTMGLVGGICSIDYGFANMILSMVSLARDGTWTASRPVIYGTYAATVVTHGIIAVYGGRIMPKIQSICIFLNIGLVVATAVALPVGKARNAPPVNSGSYIFGDVENYTTWPTGWAFMLAWLSPIWTIGAFDSCVHMSEEATHAARAVPLGIITSTGMCGILGFLSMVVIATSMRQDIEGILGTSFGQPMAQIYYDALGKNGALGFMAVVMTVQFFMGLSIIFFCGYLSGPSPHLSIFHAQPHLTFYLIKVLAASRQSWAFSRDGALPFSSFFRKVSQSKLTRYQPVRMVCGIIAASVVIGLLALIDNAAANALFSLAVAGNDLAWLTPILARLLWGQEKFVPGEFYTGRYLSKPIAWIAVIYLGFAIVLCMIPNGGPDPGVKNMNYTVVINGALWLGALLYYFIHARKTFKGPQTTVSPEDEGKQLEAEAEAVAEAISKD is encoded by the exons ATGGATCACGAGACGGTCAAGTCCTCGCGTTCGGGCGATGAAAAGCCCCCCTTTACAATTGGAGATTCCATTGATGAAGCGGCCGAGGTGGGAGACACAGAATTGCTTG CAACGTTGGGATATAAACAGGAGTTGCGACGACATTATTCCACCGTCCAGATCTTTGCCGTCGCGTTTAGTATCATGGGCCTTTTGCCGTCGATTGCCTCGACGTTGGCCTTTTCAATGCCTGCGGGTCCTGTGG GCTGGCTGGCGGCGAgctttttcattttcatcgtCAGTCTGGCTCTG GCGGATCTGGCATCGGCCATGCCCACCGCTGGCGGTCTCTATTTCTGGACACATTATTTCGCCGCCGACAAGTGGAAGAATCCCTTGAGCTTCGTGGTGGGATACAGCAACACCATGGGCCTGGTTGGAGGCATCTGCTCGATTGATT ACGGCTTCGCCAACATGATACTCTCCATGGTCTCCCTCGCCCGCGACGGGACCTGGACCGCATCTCGACCAGTCATCTACGGTACATACGCGGCGACCGTAGTCACTCACGGAATCATTGCCGTCTATGGTGGTCGAATCATGCCCAAGATCCAATCGATTTGTATCTTTTTGAACATCGGCCTCGTCGTGGCCACCGCGGTTGCTTTGCCCGTGGGGAAGGCCCGGAATGCGCCCCCGGTCAATTCGGGCTCGTACATCTTCGGCGATGTCGAGAACTATACTACCTGGCCCACAGGCTGGGCATTCATGCTGGCATGGCTCTCGCCGATCTGGACCATTGGTGCATTTGACTCGTGTGTGCATATGAGTGAAGAAGCGACTCACGCGGCGCGGGCGGTGCCGTTGGGGATTATCACGTCAACTGGGATGTGTGGAATTTTGGGATTCCTGTCCATGGTGGTCATCGCCACGAGTATGAGGCAGGATATCGAGGGGATCTTGGGTACTAGTTTCGGACAGCCCATGGCTCAA ATCTACTACGATGCGCTGGGTAAGAATGGGGCTCTGGGTTTCATGGCTGTAGTGATGACAGTCCAGTTCTTCATGGGATTGAGTATC ATTTTCTTTTGCGGATACCTCTCCGGCCCTAGTCCccatctctccatctttcatGCCCAGCCCCATCTCACCTTCTATCTCATCAAGGTCCTCGCCGCCTCACGTCAAAGCTGGGCCTTTTCCCGCGACGGCgccctccctttctcctcgtTCTTCCGCAAAGTCAGCCAAAGCAAACTCACCCGTTACCAGCCCGTCCGCATGGTCTGCGGCATCATCGCTGCATCCGTCGTCATCGGCCTCCTCGCTCTGATCGACAACGCCGCCGCCAATGCACTATTCTCTCTCGCCGTCGCCGGGAATGATCTCGCATGGTTGACGCCCATCCTGGCACGTCTGCTGTGGGGCCAGGAGAAGTTTGTTCCCGGAGAGTTTTATACGGGTCGATATTTGAGTAAACCAATTGCGTGGATTGCGGTGATTTATCTGGGATTTGCGATTGTGTTGTGTATGATTCCGAACGGGGGACCAGATCCGGGAG TCAAAAATATGAACTATACGGTCGTCATCAACGGAGCACTATGGCTCGGGGCATTACTGTATTACTTTATTCACGCAAGAAAGACCTTCAAAGGACCACAGACGACGGTATCCCCCGAAGACGAGGGGAAACAACTGGAAGCCGAAGCCGAAGCCGTAGCGGAGGCAATATCAAAGGATTGA